One Abditibacteriota bacterium genomic region harbors:
- a CDS encoding ribose-phosphate pyrophosphokinase codes for MVYPGDLKIFSGTAHPQLAEDIADKLGISVGKTVIKRFSDGECYVRFEDSVRGVDAFVVQPTCPPDVDKNYMELLIMLDALKRASAARITCVMPYYGYACQEKKDAPREAISAKLVADLLTTAGADRVVSMDLHAGAIQGFFNIPVDHLTAIPLFSNYFIEKQLDNIIFISPDEGRAKHTRQISSRVGAPLAVCYKFHPDHMETSISHLAGDVKGKIPIITEDMIRTGGSINECVDTLLENGCKPEIYVAATHGLFTGNCFEKLDRPEIKEIITLDTIPRKPEAPEKFKTIKCGPILADAISRIHSNVPITSLFK; via the coding sequence GTGGTTTATCCCGGCGACTTAAAAATATTCAGCGGTACCGCTCATCCCCAGCTGGCAGAGGATATTGCCGACAAACTGGGTATATCGGTGGGCAAGACAGTGATCAAGAGATTTTCCGACGGCGAGTGCTACGTCCGTTTTGAAGACTCCGTCAGAGGCGTGGACGCCTTTGTGGTCCAGCCCACCTGCCCTCCCGACGTTGACAAAAACTACATGGAGCTGCTCATCATGCTGGACGCTCTCAAGCGGGCGTCGGCGGCCCGGATAACCTGCGTCATGCCCTACTACGGCTACGCCTGTCAGGAAAAGAAGGACGCTCCCAGAGAAGCCATCTCCGCCAAGCTGGTGGCCGACCTGCTGACCACCGCAGGAGCAGACAGAGTGGTGTCCATGGACCTCCATGCCGGAGCCATCCAGGGCTTTTTCAACATACCTGTCGATCATCTGACCGCCATCCCTCTCTTTTCCAACTATTTCATCGAGAAACAGCTGGACAACATCATATTCATCTCACCGGACGAAGGCCGCGCCAAGCACACCAGACAGATATCCAGCCGGGTAGGCGCCCCTCTCGCCGTGTGCTACAAGTTCCACCCGGACCACATGGAGACCTCCATATCCCACCTGGCCGGCGACGTAAAGGGCAAGATACCCATCATCACCGAGGATATGATCCGCACCGGCGGCTCCATCAACGAGTGCGTGGACACCCTGCTCGAAAACGGCTGCAAGCCGGAGATATACGTGGCGGCCACCCACGGCCTCTTTACGGGCAATTGCTTCGAGAAGCTGGACCGGCCCGAGATCAAGGAGATCATCACTCTGGACACCATACCCAGAAAGCCCGAGGCTCCCGAAAAGTTCAAGACCATCAAGTGCGGTCCCATCCTGGCTGACGCCATCAGCAGGATACACAGCAACGTGCCCATCACCAGCCTGTTCAAATAA
- a CDS encoding ComF family protein produces the protein MPQLLSALHYLRDHIFFPTHCAVCGRTSQSPVCPDCEKYLDFIEPPCCELCSGTLRGGDGNICASCAALRPRFVRLTSAAAYNAATARIVKRAKYAGAYMYVDYMAEQIDRRCFFPRGAELVTCVPMHLKERLTRTYDHNLLLGKLVARRRGLDFESLFDKVSFSKNQASIGGEDRERIANIAGTFRVRPGVSGTLKGKKIVVCDDVTTSGATMNELARLLSEEGARVWCVTFANSGYAPRHGHILLL, from the coding sequence ATGCCACAGCTCTTGTCAGCCCTGCACTATCTGCGGGATCACATTTTCTTTCCCACCCACTGCGCCGTCTGCGGCAGGACGAGCCAAAGCCCCGTCTGCCCGGACTGCGAAAAGTATCTGGACTTCATAGAGCCCCCCTGCTGCGAACTGTGCTCCGGCACCCTCCGGGGCGGAGACGGGAATATATGCGCCTCCTGCGCCGCCCTGCGCCCCCGCTTTGTGCGCCTCACCTCCGCCGCAGCCTACAACGCCGCCACCGCCAGGATAGTCAAGAGAGCCAAATATGCGGGAGCGTATATGTATGTGGACTACATGGCGGAGCAGATAGACAGGAGATGCTTTTTCCCCCGGGGCGCGGAGCTGGTCACCTGTGTGCCCATGCACCTGAAGGAACGGCTCACCAGGACCTACGACCACAATCTGCTGCTGGGGAAGCTGGTGGCCCGCAGGAGGGGGCTGGACTTTGAGAGCCTGTTTGACAAGGTGTCCTTTTCCAAAAACCAGGCTTCCATAGGCGGAGAGGACCGGGAGAGGATAGCCAATATAGCCGGCACCTTCAGGGTCCGCCCCGGGGTCTCCGGGACACTGAAGGGCAAAAAGATAGTCGTGTGCGACGACGTCACCACCTCCGGCGCCACCATGAACGAGCTGGCGCGGCTCCTGTCCGAAGAAGGGGCCCGGGTGTGGTGCGTCACCTTTGCCAACTCGGGCTACGCCCCGCGGCACGGCCATATACTGCTGCTTTAG
- a CDS encoding MBL fold metallo-hydrolase produces the protein MLKTTLITAGPFETNTYVLQNTDTGDAVLVDPCCDFDRVTDIVDRELQARVQAILITHGHFDHNFGAGFFEDKYAVPVYMNHRDIELVEMLKPKALMWGFAESDFRQPSRYTDLRDGDRLEPGGIGIRVLEAPGHSRGSLVYVTDAGAFCGDVIFRLSIGRYDFEGGNREELMESISSKILTLPDDTPLYPGHGEVTTVGFERLANPYIRDCIS, from the coding sequence ATGCTGAAGACTACACTTATCACCGCCGGTCCTTTTGAGACCAACACCTACGTATTGCAAAACACCGACACGGGCGATGCGGTCCTGGTGGACCCCTGTTGCGACTTTGACCGGGTGACGGACATAGTTGACCGCGAGCTGCAGGCCCGGGTGCAGGCCATACTCATCACCCACGGACATTTTGACCACAATTTCGGCGCGGGCTTTTTTGAAGACAAATATGCTGTCCCCGTGTATATGAACCACCGGGACATAGAGCTCGTGGAGATGCTGAAGCCCAAGGCCCTCATGTGGGGCTTTGCGGAAAGTGATTTCAGACAGCCCTCCCGTTACACGGACCTGCGGGATGGGGACCGGCTGGAGCCGGGAGGCATCGGGATACGGGTGCTGGAGGCCCCGGGGCACTCCCGGGGGAGCCTGGTGTACGTCACGGACGCCGGAGCCTTTTGCGGCGACGTGATATTTCGCCTGTCCATAGGCAGATACGATTTTGAAGGAGGCAACAGAGAGGAGCTGATGGAGAGCATCTCCTCCAAGATCCTCACCCTGCCCGACGACACGCCCCTCTATCCCGGCCACGGCGAGGTGACCACCGTGGGCTTTGAAAGGCTCGCCAACCCCTATATCAGGGACTGTATCTCTTGA
- a CDS encoding YraN family protein, with translation MDADKKTMGRAGEDAAAEWLVLQGYEVLYRNWYGSKGELDIICRKGDTVHIVEVRCRRAGSRVRVEESMGRKKMEALRETCAEFLYVHGLGDSFVSVDLAVCEYRDGSAAVTDFLENVL, from the coding sequence ATGGACGCCGACAAAAAGACCATGGGCCGCGCCGGGGAAGACGCCGCCGCGGAATGGCTGGTCCTGCAGGGCTATGAGGTGCTCTACCGCAACTGGTACGGCAGCAAGGGGGAGCTGGATATCATATGCCGCAAGGGGGACACGGTGCACATTGTGGAGGTCCGCTGCCGCCGGGCCGGGTCCCGGGTGAGGGTGGAGGAGTCCATGGGCCGCAAAAAAATGGAGGCTCTCAGGGAGACCTGCGCCGAGTTTCTCTACGTGCACGGTCTGGGAGACTCCTTTGTGTCCGTGGATCTGGCAGTGTGCGAATACAGAGACGGCTCCGCCGCGGTCACCGATTTTTTGGAAAACGTCCTCTAA
- a CDS encoding alpha-mannosidase gives MEKRAILPISNQVFSKLNQIQQRYSDLRYEKLCEVPMQYTELKDIHYRQAPLGEPGVEFADAPKGTKWGGDWITAWFCGSFTVPAAAAGRKLFVRANTDGESLFIANGEYKGVFDVNHPVRLVTLCAREGEKIDLAFEAYSGHFCPNCMPTDAPTYVQDKCKTFGGTELLLEREDVSEFVYDFMTLRMLLTAMDPNSLRRNVILRELVKVYNIVDMYPDEKGEASWRPKLRQADAILKEQLSKKNGDTMPYMGIVGHSHMDTAWLWPSRETWRKCARTFSSALSLMDEYPEFIFVQSSPAQTEKIKDLYPSIFEGIQKRAAEGRYESNGGMWVEPDCNIPSGEALARQLIMAQKYTMKWFGYKANTLWMPDVFGYSGSLPQLLQLADMPYFCTTKIAWNDTTRHPYDTFTWKGIDGTSVLSHFNIIHCWPSPDTFIGTWNNLKNKDNQDRRLVSYGYGDGGGGPMAEMIEVARRCADLEGCPTSSHTTVGAFMDSLAEREEPFPVWSGELYLECHRGTLTSISAIKKNNRRAEFALRAAELAGVIAEMKTGAAYPADRLEEMWKTLLMNQFHDILPGSSIKEVNDQAIAEVGEVIQGADAITKGALTELSSPCEDSLSLFNTLSWPREGEIVLESAPEGMVPADGSCCQRIEGIDGKSRLAICGPSVPGMGAADIALRKGDAAFASPFVCSGSVVETPFATVTFDDNGAICSFIDKPSGRELVPEGGLLNSFMSGEDVPEAWDNWNIDVDQANKMSPDYSLISSETVADGPLQLRIRNRWKVAGASYIDQDIVFHSATPRVDFDTRVDWHEKHTLLKASFDLDILCDNSRSEIQYGFAERPTHKNQLDDVARFEVCNHKWSDLSETGFGCALINDCKYGLSAEEKNLSLTLLKSGTHPDPRGDNGEHFFRYALLPHGAFSAESVIRPAYEFNEAPVETPGVRAEAAGLLSVSKPNVIVEAVKKTEDGSGITVRMYEAEKTGVCCDLECGFDFASASITNLLEEELEPAAADGRTVHLSFRPFEIKTLVFRL, from the coding sequence ATGGAAAAAAGGGCTATCCTGCCTATATCAAATCAGGTATTTTCGAAGCTGAATCAGATACAGCAGCGCTATTCGGACCTGCGGTATGAGAAGCTGTGCGAAGTGCCTATGCAATACACAGAGCTGAAGGACATCCACTACAGACAGGCGCCTCTCGGGGAGCCGGGAGTGGAGTTCGCCGACGCCCCCAAGGGCACCAAGTGGGGCGGAGACTGGATCACCGCCTGGTTCTGCGGCAGCTTCACGGTGCCGGCGGCGGCCGCCGGACGCAAGCTGTTCGTCCGGGCCAACACGGACGGCGAATCCCTGTTCATAGCCAACGGGGAATACAAGGGAGTCTTTGACGTCAATCATCCCGTGCGTCTGGTGACCCTCTGCGCCCGGGAAGGGGAAAAGATAGACCTGGCCTTTGAGGCCTATTCGGGCCACTTCTGCCCCAACTGCATGCCCACGGACGCCCCCACCTACGTTCAGGACAAGTGCAAGACCTTCGGCGGCACCGAGCTGCTGCTGGAACGGGAGGACGTCAGCGAGTTCGTCTATGACTTCATGACCCTGCGGATGCTGCTCACTGCCATGGACCCCAACTCCCTCAGAAGAAACGTGATCCTGCGGGAGCTGGTGAAGGTGTACAACATAGTGGACATGTATCCCGACGAAAAGGGCGAAGCCTCCTGGCGCCCCAAGCTGCGGCAGGCTGACGCCATCCTGAAGGAGCAGCTGTCCAAAAAGAACGGCGACACCATGCCCTATATGGGCATAGTGGGCCATTCCCACATGGACACGGCCTGGCTGTGGCCCTCCCGGGAGACCTGGCGCAAGTGCGCCCGCACCTTCTCCTCGGCCCTGAGCCTCATGGACGAATATCCCGAGTTCATCTTTGTCCAGTCCTCCCCGGCCCAGACCGAGAAGATCAAGGACCTGTATCCCTCCATATTTGAGGGCATACAGAAGAGAGCCGCCGAGGGCCGCTACGAGTCCAACGGAGGAATGTGGGTGGAGCCCGACTGCAACATACCCTCCGGCGAAGCCCTGGCCCGTCAGCTCATCATGGCCCAGAAATACACCATGAAGTGGTTTGGCTACAAGGCCAACACTCTGTGGATGCCCGACGTGTTCGGCTACAGCGGCTCCCTGCCCCAGCTCCTGCAGCTGGCGGACATGCCCTATTTCTGCACCACCAAGATAGCCTGGAACGACACCACCCGCCATCCCTATGACACCTTCACCTGGAAGGGCATAGACGGCACCTCGGTGCTGTCCCACTTCAACATCATACACTGCTGGCCCAGCCCCGACACCTTCATAGGCACCTGGAACAACCTGAAGAACAAGGACAATCAGGACCGGCGGCTGGTCTCCTACGGCTACGGCGACGGAGGCGGCGGCCCTATGGCGGAGATGATAGAGGTGGCCCGGCGCTGCGCCGACCTGGAAGGCTGCCCCACCTCCTCCCACACCACCGTGGGAGCCTTTATGGACTCCCTGGCCGAAAGGGAAGAGCCCTTCCCCGTCTGGTCCGGCGAGCTGTATCTGGAATGCCACAGAGGCACCCTCACCTCCATATCGGCCATCAAGAAGAACAACAGGCGCGCCGAGTTTGCCCTGAGGGCGGCGGAACTGGCCGGAGTCATCGCCGAGATGAAGACCGGAGCCGCCTATCCCGCCGACAGGCTGGAGGAAATGTGGAAGACCCTCCTCATGAACCAGTTCCATGACATTCTGCCCGGCTCCTCCATCAAAGAGGTCAACGACCAGGCCATAGCCGAGGTGGGCGAAGTCATACAGGGAGCCGACGCCATTACGAAGGGCGCCCTGACAGAGCTGTCCTCCCCCTGCGAGGACTCCCTGAGCCTCTTCAACACCCTCAGCTGGCCCAGAGAGGGCGAGATAGTCCTGGAGTCCGCACCCGAGGGCATGGTGCCCGCCGACGGCAGCTGCTGCCAGCGTATAGAGGGCATAGACGGCAAGTCCCGCCTGGCGATCTGCGGCCCCTCCGTTCCCGGCATGGGAGCCGCCGACATAGCCCTCAGGAAGGGCGACGCGGCCTTTGCCTCTCCCTTTGTCTGCTCCGGCAGCGTAGTGGAGACCCCCTTCGCCACTGTCACCTTTGACGACAACGGAGCCATCTGCTCCTTCATAGACAAACCTTCCGGCAGAGAGCTGGTCCCCGAGGGCGGCCTGCTGAACTCCTTCATGTCCGGCGAGGACGTGCCCGAAGCCTGGGACAACTGGAACATAGACGTGGACCAGGCCAACAAGATGAGCCCGGATTACTCGCTCATCTCTTCGGAGACCGTGGCGGACGGCCCTCTGCAGCTGCGCATCCGCAACCGCTGGAAGGTGGCCGGCGCCTCCTATATAGATCAGGACATAGTGTTTCACTCCGCCACTCCCAGAGTGGACTTTGACACCAGGGTGGACTGGCACGAAAAGCACACCCTGCTGAAGGCCTCCTTTGACCTGGACATACTGTGCGACAATTCCAGGAGCGAGATACAGTACGGCTTTGCCGAAAGGCCCACTCACAAGAACCAGCTGGACGACGTGGCCCGGTTTGAGGTGTGCAACCACAAGTGGAGCGACCTCAGCGAGACCGGCTTCGGCTGCGCTCTCATCAACGACTGCAAGTACGGCCTCAGCGCGGAGGAAAAGAACCTGTCCCTCACCCTGCTGAAATCGGGCACCCATCCCGACCCCAGGGGAGACAACGGCGAACACTTCTTCCGCTATGCCCTGCTGCCTCACGGCGCTTTCTCGGCAGAGAGCGTCATCCGCCCCGCCTACGAGTTCAACGAGGCCCCCGTGGAAACGCCGGGCGTCCGGGCAGAGGCGGCGGGGCTGCTCTCCGTGAGCAAGCCCAACGTGATCGTGGAAGCAGTCAAGAAGACCGAGGACGGCAGCGGCATCACCGTCCGCATGTATGAGGCCGAGAAGACCGGCGTCTGCTGCGACCTTGAGTGCGGCTTTGACTTTGCCTCCGCCAGCATCACCAACCTGCTGGAGGAAGAGCTGGAGCCCGCCGCCGCCGACGGCCGCACGGTGCATCTCTCCTTCCGGCCCTTTGAGATCAAGACGCTGGTATTCCGGCTCTGA